Within the Desulfovibrio sp. X2 genome, the region ACGACATCTTCCGCGGCGAGCGCCACCCCTGCCCGGAATGCCCGGCCCACCACTCGTTTTTGACCAACACGGTCTGCCGCGAGACGGCCATCTTCACCATCGGCGAGCGCAACCGCCAGTTCGAGATGGTGGCCTCGCCCATCCAGAACCCGGACAAGACGCAGCGGCGCATCCTGATCTTCAAGCGCGACGTGACCATGGAGAAGGAGTACCAGGCCAAGTTCTACCAGGCCGAGAAGATGGCCACCATCGGCCTGCTGGCCGCGGGCGTGGCCCACGAGGTGAACAACCCCCTGACCTCCATCTCCGGCTTCGCCGAGGGCATCAAGCGCCGCCTCTCCAAGATCGAGAACAAGGACGTGGCCGGGCTCGAGGACATCGAGGACTACGCCGCGACCATCCTCAAGGAGTGCCGCCGCTGCCAGGGCATCGTGCAGGCGCTCCTGACCTTCAGCCGACCCAAGTCCTCGCCCTTCAGTCCGCTGGACCTGAACGTGGTCGTGGGCGACACGCTGAAGCTCCTGCAGCACAACATCCTGCGCATCAAGGATCGCGAGATCAACCTGCGCCTGGACCTCTGCGAGTCCCTGCCGCTCATCTACGGCGACGAATCGCAGCTCAAGCAGGTCATGCTGAACCTGCTCATCAACGCCCGCGACGCCGTCGAGGAGGCGGGGGGCGAGGGCAGCATCACCATCCGCACCATGAAGGCCGGGAAGGACATGGTCCAGCTGGCCGTGGAGGACACCGGGTGCGGCATTCCCCAGGAAAACATGGGCAAGCTCTTCGAGCCCTTCTTCACCACGAAGAACGTCGGCCGGGGCAGCGGCATCGGGCTGTCCACGTGCTACGGCATAGTCAAGGAACACTGCGGCGAGATCATCGTCTGCAGCCAGGTGGGAAACGGGTCCCACTTCGTGGTCAAACTCCCCGTCAATCCGGAACAGCAACGTGAACAGCCAGTATAACGTCCTCGTCGTCGACGACGAGCAGTCCATAGTCAAGCTCTTCAAGAAGGAGCTCACGACGCCCGAACGCGCGGTGCACTGCGCGGGCACGGGCCGCCAGGCCCGCGACATGGTGCGCAAGTCCCAGTACGAGGTCGTGGTCCTCGACCTGCGCCTGCCGGACTCGAGCGGCCTCGAGCTTTTGGCCGAGTTCCGCCAGCGCATCCCGGACGTGGAGGTGATCATCATCTCGGGCCACGGCGACATCGACAGCGCCGTGGAGGCCATGAAGCTCGGCGCGTACGACTACGTGACCAAGCCCTTCAACCTCGACGAGGTGGAGATCATCATCGAGCGCGCCTACCAGCGCGTCTGCCTGCAGCGCGAGAACCGCTCCCTCAAGCACTCCCAGAGCCGCCAGCGGCCCGCCATGCTGGTCGGGCGCTCCGAGGCCATCAAGCAGATCCAGTTCCTGATCCAGAAGGTGGCGCCCACGGACGTGCCCGTGCTCATCACCGGCGAGTCCGGCACGGGCAAGGACGTGGTGGCCGCGGCCATCCACGCCCACAGCGAGCGCGCGGACAAGCCGCTGATCATCAAGAACTGCGCCACGCTGCAAAAAGAGCTGGCGCGCAGCGAGCTCTTCGGCCACGCCAAGGGGGCCTTCACCGGCGCCACCGAGGCCCAGGACGGCCTCATGTCCTTCGCCAACCGCGGCACCCTCTTCCTGGACGAGATCGGCGAGCTGCCGCTGGGCGTGCAGGGCTCGCTCCTGCGCGTGCTGGAGAGCAAGGCGTACCGCCGCGTGGGCGAGAAGGACGAGTGCCAGACCGACGTGCGCTTCCTCTTCGCCACCAACCGGAACCTGCAGTCCGAGGTGGAGTCCGGCAACTTCCACGAGGCGCTGCTGCACCGCATCAACGTCTTCAACATCCACATCCCGCCGCTGTGCGAGCGCAAGGAGGACATCCCCCTCCTGGTGGAATACTTCCTGGGCCGCATCATGGCCATGCGCACGCCCTGCACGGTGAGCGAAGGGGCCATGAACTGCCTCATCAACTACCAGTGGCCCGGCAACATCCGCGAGCTCAGGAACGTCATCGAGCGCAGCATCATCCTCGCGGAGGACGGCCGGATCACGGAGCAGGTCCTGCCCATGGAGCTTCTCGGCAAGGAGAAGGCCCCGGGCAACTTCCTCTCCATGGAGGCCGTGGAGCGGCAGCACATCCACAAGGTCATGCAGCTGTGCAACCGCAACCGCAGCCAGGTGGCGGAGACGCTGGGCATCAGCCGCAAGACGCTCTACCGCAAGCTGCGGCAGTACGATCTGGAGTAGATCATCGGACGCCGCGCGCGGTCCGTCCCACACGCCCCGGGACGCGGCCGCGCGCGGTGTTCCATCCCTTCCGGCCCCGAACCTCCCGGGAGGGGGCCTGCCGCCTCGGATCCGCGACACCGTGCCGCCGCGCGCACGGCAGTTACCGCCGCCCGCCTTGCATCCCCCCCCAAAATACGACTCTACCGGTCAAAAATCTATTTTTCATCTATTCAGAGCTTGAAATTGACGGAATTCCTTACATTTATTGCCTGCCGCACAAAAATTTCGCCAGCCATGCCGAGATATTAGCAAAAGGCACGCTTATTGCTTTTTTCTACGTATTTTCCCTACCGGAACCTCTTGCAGGGTACCCGGGCGAGTGGCCTTTGCTCACCCTTACCAGGACCATGAGCAATGAAACCCGACAAGAACGATACGCTGCCCAGAGCGCTCCCCCTCTTCCTCCTTCCGCCTGAAGCCCCTCCGACCCCGGGCGCGGGGACGTCCTCCCCGGCGTCCTGCCGCGCGGGCGGAGGGCAGGGATGATGGAGACCGTGGGGCTGACCCTCTGCCTGACCCGCAGCTGCAACGCGGCCTGCCGCCACTGCGGCCTCTCGGCCTCGCCCGAGGCGGACGAGACCATGGCCCTGGACCTGGCGGCCATGGCCCTGCAGGCGGCCTGCACCGGCCGCAGGCTGCGCTGCGTCCGCCTGACCGGCGGCGAGCCGATGCTCCTGCCGAGCCTCGTGCGCGGCGTGCTCGCGGTGGCCCACCGCCTGGGGCTCGCGGCCGAGCTCTGCAGCAACAGCTTCTTCGCGCGCACCCCGGAGGCGGCGCGCACGGCGCTCGAGCCGCTCGCCGGGCTCGGCCTTTCGGCCTACGTAACGAGCCTGGACCGGTTCCACGAGGAATACGTCCCCACGGAGCGCGTGCGCCACGCCGTGCGCGCGGCCCTCGATCTCGGCCTGTGCGTGACCGTCATGGTCATGGACGACGGGCCGGGGGCCTACTCCCGCCGGGAGATGGAGATGATCCTCGGCCTGCCGCTGGACAGTCCGGCCCTGCGCGTCGAGTCCACGGCCCTGGTCTCGGCCGGACGCCTGGCCGAGTCCGCCGTGCCCGGCCTGTCGCGCCTGGCACGGCCCGCTGCCCACTGGGCAGGCCCCTGCGAAAGGATATGCCGCTCTCCGGTGCTGACCGCGGACGGCCGCCTCCATGCCTGCCGCAACCTCGGCCGCCACGCGCGGCTGATCGGCGACATCCGCGCCGTCCCCCTGCCCACCCTGCTCGACGGCATGGGCCGCGACCCCATGCTCGGCCTCCTGGCCGAGCATGGTCCGGCGGGCGTCTACGGCCTGCTCGCAAAGCGCGGCGAGGCGGACCCGCGACGGACCT harbors:
- a CDS encoding nitrogen regulation protein NR(II), whose amino-acid sequence is MATELQPSLEDLIGIEHCKLGFFKELRQKLKELKASNKESEQRRQEIAAILDGITDIMMVLSEDLRIISVNHVFHRLLGVKNPVGRFCYDIFRGERHPCPECPAHHSFLTNTVCRETAIFTIGERNRQFEMVASPIQNPDKTQRRILIFKRDVTMEKEYQAKFYQAEKMATIGLLAAGVAHEVNNPLTSISGFAEGIKRRLSKIENKDVAGLEDIEDYAATILKECRRCQGIVQALLTFSRPKSSPFSPLDLNVVVGDTLKLLQHNILRIKDREINLRLDLCESLPLIYGDESQLKQVMLNLLINARDAVEEAGGEGSITIRTMKAGKDMVQLAVEDTGCGIPQENMGKLFEPFFTTKNVGRGSGIGLSTCYGIVKEHCGEIIVCSQVGNGSHFVVKLPVNPEQQREQPV
- a CDS encoding sigma-54 dependent transcriptional regulator, which codes for MNSQYNVLVVDDEQSIVKLFKKELTTPERAVHCAGTGRQARDMVRKSQYEVVVLDLRLPDSSGLELLAEFRQRIPDVEVIIISGHGDIDSAVEAMKLGAYDYVTKPFNLDEVEIIIERAYQRVCLQRENRSLKHSQSRQRPAMLVGRSEAIKQIQFLIQKVAPTDVPVLITGESGTGKDVVAAAIHAHSERADKPLIIKNCATLQKELARSELFGHAKGAFTGATEAQDGLMSFANRGTLFLDEIGELPLGVQGSLLRVLESKAYRRVGEKDECQTDVRFLFATNRNLQSEVESGNFHEALLHRINVFNIHIPPLCERKEDIPLLVEYFLGRIMAMRTPCTVSEGAMNCLINYQWPGNIRELRNVIERSIILAEDGRITEQVLPMELLGKEKAPGNFLSMEAVERQHIHKVMQLCNRNRSQVAETLGISRKTLYRKLRQYDLE
- a CDS encoding radical SAM protein — encoded protein: MMETVGLTLCLTRSCNAACRHCGLSASPEADETMALDLAAMALQAACTGRRLRCVRLTGGEPMLLPSLVRGVLAVAHRLGLAAELCSNSFFARTPEAARTALEPLAGLGLSAYVTSLDRFHEEYVPTERVRHAVRAALDLGLCVTVMVMDDGPGAYSRREMEMILGLPLDSPALRVESTALVSAGRLAESAVPGLSRLARPAAHWAGPCERICRSPVLTADGRLHACRNLGRHARLIGDIRAVPLPTLLDGMGRDPMLGLLAEHGPAGVYGLLAKRGEADPRRTFLGPCDLCTALWEDSGLRAAAEALPGSLERSARQRSN